A single window of Fervidicoccus fontis Kam940 DNA harbors:
- the ttdB gene encoding L(+)-tartrate dehydratase subunit beta: protein MSSESKIIIKTPVIDSSQLEELRIGDMFYLSGILVTARDAVHKRFLIDGESLPIDLKDLAILHAGPVMKKVGEKWQCISIGPTTSRRMEYYEDEFIEKTGVKIIIGKGGMGKKTADACSKHKAIYAIFPGGCGVLGASEVEEVIDVKWEDLGMPEALWILKVKEFGPLIVSIDTRGNNLSDAILEESIMNGRVTGEKLEKKLKEMGFL, encoded by the coding sequence TTGAGCTCTGAAAGTAAAATAATCATAAAAACTCCGGTTATTGATTCTTCTCAATTAGAAGAATTGAGAATAGGAGATATGTTTTACCTTAGCGGAATATTAGTAACGGCAAGGGATGCAGTGCATAAGAGATTTTTAATTGATGGCGAGTCATTGCCCATAGATTTAAAAGACCTCGCAATTCTTCATGCAGGACCTGTTATGAAAAAAGTAGGAGAGAAATGGCAGTGCATATCAATAGGCCCAACTACAAGCAGGAGAATGGAGTATTATGAAGACGAGTTCATTGAGAAAACGGGGGTAAAAATAATAATAGGTAAAGGCGGGATGGGAAAAAAGACCGCGGATGCATGTAGCAAGCATAAAGCGATTTATGCGATATTTCCAGGCGGCTGTGGGGTCTTGGGAGCAAGCGAGGTCGAGGAAGTAATAGACGTTAAATGGGAAGATCTGGGAATGCCTGAAGCTCTTTGGATATTGAAAGTAAAAGAGTTCGGTCCGCTCATTGTCTCTATAGATACGCGTGGAAATAACTTATCTGATGCAATCCTTGAAGAGTCTATAATGAATGGGAGAGTTACCGGAGAAAAATTAGAGAAAAAATTAAAAGAGATGGGCTTTTTATAA
- a CDS encoding fumarate hydratase has protein sequence MELNESFNKLVKILSGFINVVAIKLSDDVNEKLNELIEKEQSDVGKLVYEAVKKNLSLALERKAPLCQDTGVLEFFVKFGENFPYKSMLLKAIREGTVISTKNGFLRPNVVDPSTEKNSGDNTGPKIPWIEIEIEENSDYADVQLYLAGGGASRPGSARTLDPAEGWSGIAKYVIDVVSSYGPPACPPLMVVGVGIGATSEIAAMLSKKALLRKMGERNINPKIAKFEEFLEEELNNLGFGPQGLGGKTSIGEVHVEYAGRHPATLAVGVSTSCWALRKGWIRIMPDLSYEIYSHRGVKIEL, from the coding sequence ATGGAATTAAATGAGAGTTTCAATAAGCTTGTAAAAATACTCAGCGGCTTCATAAATGTCGTCGCTATAAAGCTTTCGGACGATGTCAATGAAAAGCTTAACGAGCTAATTGAGAAGGAGCAGAGCGATGTTGGAAAGTTGGTCTATGAAGCTGTAAAGAAAAATCTAAGTTTGGCATTGGAGAGGAAAGCTCCTCTCTGCCAAGATACCGGTGTTTTGGAGTTTTTTGTCAAATTTGGAGAAAACTTCCCATATAAATCAATGCTTCTTAAAGCAATAAGGGAAGGCACAGTTATTAGTACTAAGAACGGATTTCTGAGACCTAACGTTGTAGATCCTTCAACAGAGAAGAACAGCGGAGATAATACTGGACCTAAAATTCCATGGATTGAAATAGAAATAGAGGAAAATTCCGATTATGCTGATGTTCAGCTTTATCTTGCCGGTGGGGGAGCGAGCAGGCCAGGTAGCGCGAGAACGCTTGACCCTGCTGAAGGATGGAGCGGTATTGCCAAGTATGTCATAGATGTAGTCTCTAGTTATGGACCGCCGGCTTGCCCCCCGCTTATGGTCGTAGGAGTTGGTATAGGTGCGACATCCGAAATAGCGGCAATGCTTTCTAAAAAGGCGTTGCTGAGAAAAATGGGAGAAAGAAATATCAATCCTAAAATAGCTAAATTTGAAGAGTTTCTGGAAGAAGAGTTGAATAATCTAGGCTTCGGTCCTCAAGGGCTTGGAGGGAAAACAAGTATCGGTGAAGTTCACGTGGAATACGCAGGTAGGCATCCTGCAACATTAGCAGTTGGTGTAAGCACATCCTGCTGGGCTCTTAGAAAAGGTTGGATCAGAATAATGCCAGATCTTTCTTATGAAATATATTCGCATAGAGGTGTGAAAATTGAGCTCTGA
- a CDS encoding NAD(P)-dependent malic enzyme, giving the protein MSRGEKKDWASISEKLHKSYRGKIEVLPKVPITSLDDFSIWYTPGVAEPCKRINKDEDLSYEYTLRWNYAAVISDGTRVLGLGNIGPSAGLPVMEGKSLLFKYLGGVDAIPLVLGERDPEKFIAVVKALEPTFGAINLEDIESPKCFYILERLQEILNIPVWHDDQQGTALVILSALINALKLTGRRIKDTKIVLVGIGAANMATYRYLKVAGANPKNIIAVDKNGIVHPERDDIKREKDRNPWLFKVAEETSPEIRGGIPEAMNGADVVIAASAPGPGTIKKEWVSKMNKDAIVFAEANPIPEIWPWEAKETGAKIVATGRSDFPNQVNNSLGFPAVFRGVLSVGAKKMNDDMFLAAAYAIADYTEKTGLSKDRIIASMDEMELYVQEALAVALKAIDLGLARRKISKNELEREIREMIERPKKYMNIAIKNGIIEDRRE; this is encoded by the coding sequence ATGAGCAGAGGAGAGAAAAAAGATTGGGCTTCTATTTCTGAAAAGCTTCATAAGTCATATAGGGGAAAAATTGAAGTTTTGCCTAAGGTTCCTATTACTAGCCTAGATGATTTTAGTATATGGTACACTCCTGGCGTAGCAGAACCGTGCAAAAGAATAAACAAAGACGAAGATCTCTCTTATGAATATACTTTAAGGTGGAATTATGCCGCAGTCATAAGCGATGGGACCAGGGTTCTTGGATTGGGTAACATTGGTCCTAGTGCAGGCTTACCTGTAATGGAGGGCAAATCCCTCTTATTTAAGTATCTTGGAGGAGTAGATGCAATACCATTGGTTTTAGGAGAAAGAGATCCGGAGAAATTTATAGCAGTTGTGAAGGCTTTAGAGCCAACATTTGGGGCGATTAATTTAGAAGACATCGAATCTCCAAAATGCTTTTACATCCTTGAAAGGTTGCAGGAAATATTAAACATACCTGTATGGCATGACGATCAGCAAGGGACGGCTTTGGTAATACTTAGCGCTTTAATAAATGCCTTGAAGCTTACTGGGAGAAGAATAAAGGATACAAAAATTGTGCTTGTAGGAATTGGAGCTGCAAACATGGCTACATATAGATATTTGAAGGTAGCTGGTGCAAATCCAAAAAACATCATAGCTGTTGATAAAAACGGAATAGTTCATCCTGAGAGAGACGACATAAAAAGGGAAAAAGATAGGAATCCATGGCTTTTCAAAGTTGCAGAGGAGACCTCTCCTGAAATTAGGGGAGGAATCCCAGAAGCCATGAATGGTGCAGATGTAGTAATAGCGGCATCGGCTCCTGGACCCGGAACCATAAAGAAGGAGTGGGTCAGCAAGATGAATAAAGATGCTATAGTTTTTGCTGAGGCCAATCCAATACCTGAAATATGGCCTTGGGAAGCTAAAGAGACAGGTGCGAAAATTGTAGCTACGGGGAGGAGCGACTTTCCAAATCAAGTAAATAATAGCCTTGGCTTTCCCGCTGTATTTAGAGGTGTTCTTTCAGTTGGGGCAAAGAAGATGAACGATGATATGTTCTTAGCTGCAGCGTATGCTATCGCTGATTATACGGAAAAGACCGGTCTGAGCAAGGATAGAATAATTGCATCAATGGATGAGATGGAGCTTTACGTTCAAGAGGCTTTGGCAGTTGCCCTGAAAGCTATTGATCTGGGTTTGGCTAGAAGAAAGATTTCAAAAAATGAGCTCGAAAGGGAAATAAGAGAGATGATAGAAAGGCCTAAAAAATACATGAATATTGCAATTAAAAATGGAATAATAGAAGATAGGAGGGAGTAG
- a CDS encoding DUF134 domain-containing protein: MKRMRRGRGCWRGRPPIDIRSSMKIEEITFLPIKEVKGLSEENAVEIYDYELEALKLIHIDNLTTDEASLKMGISKATFWRVLEDCRFKIAMALLEQKPIKIVSKSLEEKA, translated from the coding sequence ATGAAAAGAATGAGAAGGGGCAGAGGCTGCTGGAGAGGACGACCTCCTATAGATATAAGGAGTTCAATGAAAATTGAAGAAATTACTTTTCTTCCCATAAAAGAGGTAAAGGGCCTGAGCGAAGAAAATGCTGTAGAAATTTATGATTATGAGCTTGAAGCTTTAAAGCTTATTCATATCGATAACCTAACTACAGATGAGGCTTCTTTAAAAATGGGTATATCGAAAGCGACCTTCTGGAGAGTTCTTGAAGACTGCAGGTTTAAAATTGCAATGGCTTTATTGGAGCAAAAACCTATTAAAATTGTTTCAAAATCGCTTGAAGAAAAGGCATAA
- a CDS encoding DUF5320 domain-containing protein: protein MAWGKRFGTYPGNGPWSNLPPWERPGWKYGRGWCWQGYGRVAWPYSESPLSKEEEIRYLEEQKKYLEDSLKEIDERLKVLKNQ from the coding sequence ATGGCATGGGGAAAAAGATTTGGAACATATCCTGGTAATGGTCCTTGGAGCAATTTACCTCCATGGGAGAGGCCCGGATGGAAGTACGGAAGAGGATGGTGTTGGCAAGGATACGGAAGAGTAGCCTGGCCATACTCTGAATCACCTTTGAGTAAAGAAGAAGAAATAAGATATTTAGAAGAGCAGAAGAAATATTTGGAAGATTCACTGAAAGAAATTGATGAAAGATTAAAGGTCTTAAAAAACCAGTAA
- a CDS encoding class II aldolase/adducin family protein: MYDDLKKKVVEVMKFMEQHELNYGRSGNVSIRIQDTGHILITPTGVKKSALAEDDIAVVDLSGKTIEGKRKPSVEMPLHLAIYKNYDYINAVIHAHGIYSTALAVAREPLPPLVEEMVSLTGGDVKVAEYAPSGTDELAENAVKALHERKAVLLANHGIVACGETIDEALEILVLVERISKVYILSKVAGVPKVLPFESLEKQVQDFRKRIKRNSA, encoded by the coding sequence ATGTATGATGATTTAAAAAAGAAAGTAGTAGAAGTAATGAAATTCATGGAACAGCATGAGCTTAATTATGGAAGATCTGGAAACGTGAGCATTAGAATTCAGGACACGGGACATATTCTTATAACACCAACGGGTGTGAAAAAATCAGCTCTGGCTGAAGATGATATAGCTGTTGTGGATCTGTCGGGAAAAACAATAGAGGGAAAGAGAAAGCCATCAGTTGAAATGCCACTTCATTTAGCGATATATAAAAATTATGACTACATAAATGCCGTAATACATGCGCATGGAATATACTCTACAGCACTTGCAGTCGCTCGAGAACCTCTTCCTCCATTGGTTGAGGAAATGGTCTCTCTCACAGGCGGAGACGTAAAAGTTGCAGAATATGCTCCATCTGGTACGGATGAACTCGCTGAAAATGCTGTTAAAGCTTTACATGAAAGAAAAGCAGTTCTTCTTGCGAATCATGGCATAGTTGCTTGTGGAGAAACTATCGATGAAGCTTTAGAAATTTTGGTTCTGGTCGAGAGAATATCGAAAGTATATATACTTAGCAAAGTCGCAGGAGTCCCAAAAGTCCTGCCTTTTGAGAGTTTAGAAAAACAAGTTCAAGATTTTAGAAAAAGGATAAAAAGAAATAGTGCTTAG
- a CDS encoding rhomboid family intramembrane serine protease has product MVVIPREEQPALKKAWFTYSLILINIIVYVYTSYNNLLLTSTNESIYKLGFIPQILLEDPVQGVLRIFTSMFTHANIFHIFFNMYFLWIFGRSVENAIGHKRFLILYLLSGIAASIFYFAFIPIGGYDSLVIPAIGASGAISGILGAYLLLFPNTKLMFCLFFIFIPICIPVSSIIFLIIWFSEQVIYGFLELGGVAYFAHVGGFITGIFLSYVFFKDSSVRLNYHLLMEYSSMMEKIGIKGMPRRIGKWTKYFLTFLFILILLAFSSGTAEVYATNTNIYFLNVTANGQSDVVVLKLYSGKAEVSQSSVDEVRILLNRIPESFICNKELANKNITYREFYNVTINGVSVPVFLDAVFSYRYDGIVDYASGNISTYIVLTDIYGNSNLDGKVNISFNMTSQYTNIKEPLVISSSASILLTIGAIISLFRIEEALSVSFYDLWRERWI; this is encoded by the coding sequence TTGGTTGTTATTCCAAGAGAGGAGCAACCAGCTTTAAAGAAAGCGTGGTTCACCTATTCTCTAATTCTAATCAATATTATTGTATATGTTTACACGAGCTACAACAACTTACTATTAACATCTACAAATGAAAGCATATATAAGCTAGGATTCATACCGCAGATACTTCTGGAGGATCCTGTCCAGGGAGTATTGAGAATTTTTACAAGCATGTTTACACATGCTAACATCTTCCATATCTTTTTTAATATGTACTTTTTATGGATATTTGGAAGAAGCGTTGAAAATGCTATTGGACATAAAAGATTTTTAATCCTTTATCTTCTCTCTGGAATAGCAGCTTCGATCTTTTACTTTGCGTTCATTCCAATAGGTGGATATGATTCGCTTGTTATACCAGCCATAGGAGCATCTGGTGCAATAAGCGGAATCTTAGGCGCATATCTATTGCTTTTTCCTAACACTAAATTAATGTTCTGTCTTTTCTTCATATTTATACCAATTTGCATTCCTGTATCATCGATTATATTTCTAATTATATGGTTCTCTGAACAAGTTATTTATGGCTTTCTTGAGCTCGGAGGAGTGGCATATTTTGCGCATGTTGGAGGGTTCATTACAGGTATTTTTTTGTCATATGTTTTCTTCAAAGATAGCTCTGTAAGGTTGAATTATCATTTATTGATGGAATATTCCAGCATGATGGAAAAAATAGGCATAAAGGGTATGCCTCGTAGAATTGGAAAATGGACTAAATATTTTTTGACGTTTCTCTTCATTTTAATATTATTGGCATTTTCTTCGGGAACAGCTGAGGTATATGCGACAAATACAAATATTTACTTTCTGAATGTAACCGCGAATGGACAAAGCGATGTTGTTGTCTTGAAGCTATATTCTGGTAAGGCAGAGGTTTCTCAAAGTAGCGTGGATGAAGTAAGAATTCTGTTAAACAGAATTCCAGAAAGTTTTATTTGCAATAAAGAGCTTGCTAACAAAAACATAACATATAGAGAATTCTATAATGTAACCATTAATGGAGTCAGCGTCCCCGTTTTTCTAGATGCGGTTTTTTCTTACCGATATGATGGGATCGTCGATTATGCCAGTGGAAACATTTCCACTTATATAGTGTTAACGGATATATACGGAAATTCGAACCTAGATGGAAAAGTAAATATCAGCTTTAATATGACATCTCAATACACAAACATAAAGGAACCTCTTGTTATATCCTCATCTGCATCTATACTTTTAACTATCGGCGCTATAATATCACTTTTCAGGATAGAAGAAGCTTTAAGCGTTTCCTTCTATGATTTATGGAGAGAGCGTTGGATATAA
- the alaXM gene encoding alanyl-tRNA editing protein AlaXM, with protein sequence MTEHIYQLDSYLKEYDSIIVSIKDNSIILDKTIFHPRAGGLESDTGFLEVNGRRYKVLNVLQEKDSEDVLHQLDTVDGLNPGDRVHLALDWERRYKMMKLHTASHIIAAIIYNDYNALITGGNITPEYAYDDYSLESSDRSIFDKVVQKANEVVKKNIELKIYWLDREEAMKIPGIVKLAARMPPNVKKLRIVEIPGVDIQADGGPHVKNTGEIGEIVITKIENKGKNRKRMYYTLK encoded by the coding sequence ATGACTGAGCATATTTATCAGTTAGATTCTTATCTTAAAGAATATGATTCGATAATAGTAAGCATTAAAGATAATAGCATAATATTGGACAAAACAATCTTTCACCCAAGGGCTGGTGGTCTTGAATCTGATACGGGATTCCTAGAGGTAAATGGAAGGAGATATAAAGTACTAAATGTGTTACAAGAGAAAGACAGCGAAGATGTTTTACATCAACTTGATACAGTAGATGGGCTGAATCCAGGAGACAGAGTTCATTTGGCTCTTGATTGGGAGAGAAGGTATAAAATGATGAAGTTGCATACGGCATCTCACATAATTGCAGCAATAATATACAACGACTACAACGCGCTCATAACAGGGGGTAACATAACTCCAGAATACGCTTATGATGATTATAGCTTAGAGAGTTCAGATAGGAGCATATTTGATAAAGTCGTACAAAAGGCAAATGAAGTTGTTAAAAAGAATATCGAATTAAAAATATACTGGCTAGATAGGGAAGAAGCTATGAAAATTCCTGGAATAGTAAAGCTAGCTGCTAGAATGCCCCCTAATGTGAAAAAACTTAGAATAGTGGAGATACCGGGAGTGGATATCCAGGCAGATGGAGGACCACATGTTAAAAATACCGGTGAAATAGGCGAAATAGTTATTACAAAGATTGAAAATAAAGGCAAAAATAGAAAAAGAATGTACTATACATTAAAATAA
- a CDS encoding 2-oxoacid:ferredoxin oxidoreductase subunit beta: MEHNPGKYRTDLWIDWCPGCGNFGILASEIKALEELNLEPSKIAIVSGIGCSAKIIHYINANGVHSLHGRAIPFAIGIKLVRPDLTVIVNGGDGDLLGIGAGHFVALGRRNLQMTIILHDNRVYGLTKGQAAPTLPLGVKTKALAIPNIYTDINPIALAISSGYTFVARAYAFDSEHLKEIIKKAIMHRGVSLVDVLQPCVTFNDIHTADYFKKKIYKLEDEGWDPVVRDPKDIEEKALNAIRKSFEEEKIPVGIFYENSLLPTYEERLKNVIKSYPSISPGTTKIEVNGKSIFDRKLFESVFSDFIIDTE; the protein is encoded by the coding sequence ATGGAGCATAATCCTGGAAAATACAGAACGGATCTTTGGATTGATTGGTGTCCGGGTTGCGGCAACTTTGGCATACTTGCATCGGAAATAAAAGCACTTGAGGAGCTGAATCTGGAGCCGTCAAAAATAGCAATAGTTTCCGGCATAGGATGCTCAGCGAAAATAATACACTATATAAATGCAAACGGCGTTCATTCGCTTCACGGTAGAGCTATTCCTTTTGCTATAGGAATCAAGCTAGTCAGACCAGATTTAACTGTCATAGTAAATGGAGGAGATGGCGATCTTTTGGGAATTGGCGCTGGCCACTTCGTAGCTTTAGGGAGAAGGAACTTACAAATGACAATAATACTCCATGACAACAGGGTATATGGACTGACTAAAGGGCAAGCAGCTCCTACTTTGCCATTGGGCGTAAAGACTAAAGCATTAGCCATTCCAAATATATATACCGATATCAATCCCATAGCACTAGCTATATCATCCGGATATACATTTGTTGCGAGAGCTTATGCTTTCGATAGCGAGCATTTGAAGGAAATAATTAAAAAAGCTATAATGCATAGAGGAGTTTCTTTAGTCGATGTTCTACAACCATGTGTAACATTCAATGATATACATACCGCTGATTACTTCAAGAAGAAAATATACAAGCTTGAAGACGAAGGGTGGGATCCCGTAGTAAGGGATCCAAAAGATATTGAGGAAAAGGCTCTTAACGCTATAAGAAAGTCTTTCGAAGAGGAAAAGATACCAGTAGGCATTTTCTATGAAAACTCTCTATTGCCAACATATGAAGAAAGGCTTAAAAATGTGATTAAAAGCTATCCAAGCATTAGCCCAGGAACAACCAAAATTGAAGTAAATGGCAAAAGCATATTTGACAGAAAGCTATTTGAATCAGTCTTCAGCGATTTCATTATAGATACCGAATAA
- a CDS encoding 2-oxoacid:ferredoxin oxidoreductase subunit alpha, which translates to MNDEINIILGGPQGGGIDTSMSVIVRGLGRSGYGVIAEREYFSNIAGRHSYAHIRIKSSEIPLSIRYPVQLLASLDAETIFVHYKDVEEGGILIYNKSDEEKKLSEIVSLEESIREKISKELEEKGISDKVSSLLSFLENERKIKLVSFNYNEILRRIAEMHKLPLSYMSRYLSSILVGAVWSVLELNLDDLMYSYSIQFKGRSDRVQHNIELVKEVGKIVKTNNAHIKLEPGKLKGSKRLIVSGNDIVAIGKIVGGERFESYYPITPAVDECLLLERLAYSKFQDNNLGNLLVLQTEDEIAAATSAIGAALAGVRSSTSTSGPGFDLMAESISFAGMNEVPLVITFYQRAGPSTGMATRGGQGDLFTAIFSGHGEFARVVLSSGDHTEAFYDAIEAFNIAEKYQLPVIHLLDKFLANTLSVIPIPELEKVSIERGIIVNDTKNYKRFDLSSLISPRAFIGSNSVMWYTGDEHDEIGHISEDPENRKKMYEKRIKKLELVSKETPEDKKLSIYGSENFDFLLLGWGSVKGASVEAIKELKSEGMNGAYINVKMLWPFPSEEVKKYLKISEDIIAIDYTYDSLISKLVKMSSGINIEKSIVKYNGRPITIDEVKKSIKLILEKREKRVVLEHGA; encoded by the coding sequence ATGAATGACGAGATAAATATAATTTTGGGGGGTCCTCAAGGAGGGGGAATAGATACATCGATGAGTGTGATAGTAAGAGGATTGGGTAGATCTGGCTATGGAGTCATTGCGGAAAGGGAGTACTTTTCAAATATTGCTGGAAGACACAGCTATGCGCATATAAGAATAAAATCATCAGAAATCCCTTTAAGTATAAGGTATCCAGTTCAGCTTCTAGCTTCTTTGGATGCAGAAACAATATTTGTACACTACAAAGATGTTGAAGAAGGAGGAATTTTAATCTATAATAAGAGTGATGAAGAAAAAAAATTGAGCGAAATAGTAAGCTTGGAAGAAAGCATAAGAGAAAAAATTAGCAAGGAGCTTGAAGAGAAGGGCATTTCGGATAAAGTCTCTTCCCTTTTGAGTTTTCTTGAGAATGAGAGAAAAATAAAGCTTGTAAGCTTCAATTACAATGAAATTTTAAGAAGAATCGCCGAGATGCATAAATTACCTTTAAGCTACATGTCAAGATATCTCAGCTCTATATTGGTAGGAGCTGTTTGGTCAGTTCTCGAATTAAATCTCGACGATTTGATGTATTCTTATTCAATTCAATTCAAAGGAAGGTCAGATAGAGTTCAGCACAATATAGAGCTTGTAAAAGAAGTTGGTAAAATAGTCAAAACCAATAATGCTCATATTAAGTTAGAACCGGGAAAATTAAAAGGTTCAAAAAGGCTTATTGTTTCAGGGAATGACATTGTGGCAATAGGGAAAATCGTAGGAGGAGAGAGGTTCGAAAGCTATTATCCTATAACTCCTGCAGTAGACGAATGCCTTCTACTTGAAAGGCTCGCATATTCAAAGTTCCAAGATAATAATTTAGGGAACCTACTTGTATTGCAAACAGAGGACGAAATTGCTGCAGCAACTAGTGCAATAGGCGCCGCTTTAGCTGGAGTTAGAAGCTCTACTTCAACTAGCGGTCCAGGTTTTGATTTGATGGCGGAATCTATATCTTTTGCTGGAATGAATGAGGTTCCTCTTGTCATAACATTCTATCAGAGGGCTGGTCCAAGCACTGGTATGGCTACTAGAGGAGGTCAAGGAGATTTATTCACTGCGATATTCTCCGGACATGGAGAGTTCGCAAGAGTTGTGCTTTCATCTGGGGATCATACTGAAGCATTTTATGACGCTATTGAGGCCTTCAACATCGCTGAAAAATACCAGTTGCCTGTGATACATCTTCTAGATAAATTTTTAGCAAATACACTTAGCGTAATACCGATTCCAGAACTTGAAAAAGTCAGTATTGAAAGGGGAATCATAGTTAACGATACCAAAAACTACAAGAGATTTGACTTAAGTAGCCTTATATCACCAAGGGCTTTCATAGGATCAAATTCCGTTATGTGGTACACCGGCGATGAGCACGACGAAATTGGACATATATCTGAAGATCCTGAAAACAGGAAGAAAATGTATGAGAAGAGAATTAAGAAGCTTGAGCTCGTCAGTAAAGAAACTCCTGAAGATAAAAAACTAAGCATATACGGAAGTGAAAATTTTGACTTCCTTCTATTAGGATGGGGGAGTGTAAAGGGAGCTTCTGTTGAGGCTATAAAAGAGCTCAAGAGCGAGGGAATGAATGGTGCTTATATCAATGTGAAGATGCTGTGGCCATTCCCGTCTGAGGAGGTCAAAAAATACTTAAAAATTAGTGAAGATATTATTGCAATAGATTATACGTATGATTCTCTAATAAGCAAGCTTGTAAAAATGAGCAGCGGTATAAATATTGAAAAATCTATTGTGAAATATAATGGAAGACCTATTACAATTGATGAAGTAAAGAAATCAATAAAGTTGATTTTGGAGAAAAGAGAAAAAAGAGTGGTGTTAGAGCATGGAGCATAA
- the guaA gene encoding glutamine-hydrolyzing GMP synthase produces the protein MSGAKLSTKESSVLIIDFGGQYTHLISRRIRELGAFTIIVPYNRLNDIEINSFKSMILSGSHMSIENFSKESLEKAIDAIRSFNGTVLGICFGLQILSYYFGGKVNHDCGEYGETKVKILKNDPLFKGWNNEEKVWMSHGDCVSKPPQNSEVISVSENGYIAALKLDLNGKVIYGVQFHPEVVHTPKGVILFENFLELSSVERNWRPEIYVNSIIEGLRKEVSDDGKALVAVSGGIDSTVSAIIAKKIFGDRLITAFVDHGLLREGEKEEVIEMLNFLELKPLVIDAEERFLNRLEGISDCEERRRIIGEEFAKIFEEIIEKEGIRYFVQGTTYPDVVESGKTQGSAAVIKSHHNVGGLPDWFKEKVKIIEPLKFLYKDEVRKIGTILGVPETLIKRHPFPGPGLAVRVIGKFSREKLEVAKKSSKIVEDVLKKYGLYEKVWQAFATVGEDKWVGVKGDSRSYGYIVTIRIVESTDGMTANYVRMPYEILDEIVKKITGSIKSVTMVTYAITSKPPSTIEPC, from the coding sequence ATGAGTGGGGCGAAATTGAGCACAAAAGAAAGTAGCGTGCTTATTATAGACTTCGGAGGACAATATACGCATTTAATATCAAGAAGGATCAGGGAACTTGGAGCATTTACGATTATTGTGCCGTATAACAGGCTGAATGACATCGAAATTAATAGCTTTAAATCCATGATCCTCTCAGGCAGTCACATGAGCATTGAAAATTTCAGCAAAGAAAGTCTTGAAAAGGCGATTGATGCTATAAGATCTTTTAATGGAACTGTTTTAGGAATATGTTTCGGTCTTCAAATCCTTTCTTATTACTTCGGGGGCAAAGTGAACCACGATTGCGGTGAATATGGAGAGACAAAGGTAAAAATCCTTAAAAATGATCCTCTGTTTAAAGGATGGAACAATGAGGAAAAAGTTTGGATGAGTCACGGAGACTGCGTATCTAAACCCCCTCAGAACTCAGAAGTAATATCTGTTTCTGAAAATGGATATATAGCTGCATTAAAGCTAGATTTAAACGGAAAAGTTATCTATGGAGTACAGTTTCATCCAGAAGTAGTACATACTCCTAAAGGCGTAATATTGTTTGAGAACTTTCTGGAGCTCTCATCGGTCGAAAGAAATTGGAGACCTGAGATATACGTAAATAGCATTATTGAGGGCTTGAGAAAGGAAGTTAGTGACGATGGTAAAGCTTTGGTCGCTGTAAGTGGCGGGATAGATTCTACAGTTTCTGCCATAATAGCTAAAAAAATATTCGGTGACAGGCTGATCACTGCTTTTGTAGACCATGGACTTTTAAGAGAAGGGGAAAAAGAAGAAGTCATCGAAATGCTCAATTTTTTAGAGCTTAAGCCATTAGTGATAGATGCGGAGGAGAGATTTCTAAATAGGCTTGAAGGGATTTCAGACTGTGAAGAAAGGAGAAGGATCATTGGGGAAGAATTTGCGAAGATATTTGAAGAGATCATTGAAAAAGAAGGGATAAGATATTTCGTGCAGGGAACAACATACCCCGATGTAGTTGAAAGCGGAAAGACTCAGGGTTCAGCTGCAGTGATAAAAAGCCATCACAACGTAGGCGGATTACCTGATTGGTTTAAAGAGAAGGTAAAAATCATAGAGCCTTTAAAATTCCTATACAAAGATGAAGTCAGGAAAATTGGAACTATTCTCGGAGTGCCTGAGACTTTAATCAAGAGACATCCTTTTCCTGGTCCAGGACTTGCGGTAAGGGTGATCGGAAAATTCTCTAGGGAAAAGCTAGAAGTGGCAAAAAAATCCTCAAAAATAGTAGAAGATGTGTTGAAGAAGTATGGACTTTACGAAAAAGTTTGGCAGGCATTTGCTACAGTTGGCGAGGATAAATGGGTTGGAGTAAAAGGCGATTCAAGGAGCTACGGCTATATAGTGACTATAAGAATAGTAGAAAGCACTGACGGCATGACGGCTAACTATGTTAGGATGCCATATGAAATTTTAGATGAAATTGTTAAGAAGATCACGGGATCTATTAAAAGCGTGACGATGGTGACATATGCAATAACTTCTAAGCCGCCAAGCACTATTGAGCCTTGTTAA